Within the Oryzias melastigma strain HK-1 linkage group LG8, ASM292280v2, whole genome shotgun sequence genome, the region taaattgtCAGGTGCTGGGGGATCATTTGTCTGTCTTCAATTTGTGGCTTTGATAACCTTGTATTTCTCTCCACAGTGGCTCACTGTGCGTCGTCCAGACAGATCATCTCTCACTGGAAGAACTGCACGAGGCAAGACTGCCCAGTGTGTTTGCCTTTGAAGAACGCAAGTGACAAGAGGAATCAGCAGCGTGAGTTGCTCCAGCTGCCTTTATGTCTTTTTGTtcactcaaacaaaaaaaatgcatcggagaaccaaaaaaaagttttgtttatgttgtctaatttttactaaaacaacaaaagaaacctTTTACCTGTCAAACAAGGAGGTGGTCACACAAACGTTTTTCAAGGAAGTGTGTAGGATTTAGTGGTGCCACCTGCAGGTTGTGTTTTCCTATTACAATTCTGTGCTGGCTTGCCGACTGGAAAGTGGAACTATGAGAGGATTCCTGTAGAAAGGCAGGGCTTGTAATCTGATACCAAGGGGAGGGCCTCAGCGGCGGCTGCCATTAGTGGGGGCAGGGTCTCAGGGCAGCATGCTCTTTAATTGGTTAAAGGGCCCTGTGACAGATTTAAATCCCCCACAAAGTCGGCGTGCTCTCTGTCAGCGATCAACACAGCAGGAAGCAGCTGAGGATTCACATAGAACCTCAACAAAGACCATTTTTAGAGTTATGTAATCAGATGAAATGtacgttttaaaatgtatttaaaatctataaaaaaaatatatagaattttttaaatttacaaatacaaaaaaattggagCAACAAATTCTCCATATTAACTAGACTCTTAACAAATTaactttcttttcttcctcttgtCCCCCCAGCACTGTTAAGCTCGCCTGGGGCTAACCTGCCGAATGCCATCAATACAGCTGGACCCAGCCAACCCAGTGCCACAGCCATCAGCAGTGGAACGTCACACATTGACCCCAGCTCCATGCAGAGGGCCTACGCAGCCCTGGGGCTCACATATTGTAACCAGTCTTCTGCTCAGGTCCAGGGTCAGGGGCCCGCCCAGCAAAACCCTCCAGGTACCCAGCAGCTGCGAAATATGAATGCATTAGGTATGGAGAAATGGACTAGCTACTTATGTGCAGCTGTCAGTATTTCTGTCTATGAACCTTGGGGGcatctttttatctttaagGTGCTAACCAGATGAACCAGATGCCAGGAAACATGGGTACCTCTTCCACAGACCAGAGTGGATTGCACTCTGACTCTTCTTTACCTTCCACACTACACAAGTGAGCAAGTCACTCTATCAAACAATTCTCAAAAAAGCAATCTTCAATTTTTATtgcttcttctgtttctttttcttttttataaaactatttttccacatttttctgtctgtcttgCAGTCAACTGATGGCAGATGGCATAACAGGCATAGGAAACCTGCCCACTGCTACCCCTCTGTCGGCTACAGGGGTAAGGAAGGCCTGGCATGAACACGTCACTCAGGACCTGCGCACCCACCTGGTGCACAAACTGTAAGTGCTTTAAGAATATGAATGTTTGAAGTTTTGGTTTGCACAAGATGCAAAATAactcattttgttttgtcttttacagAGTACAAGCCATATTCCCCACCCCAGATCCCGCTGCACTAAAGGACAGGCGAATGGATAACCTGGTGGCTTACGCTCGCAAAGTAGAGGGTGACATGTACGAGTCAGCTAACAGCAGGGTAACTAAAAAACAACTCCCAACCCCAaatttgaatctgtttttgagATTATATGGAATATCTGAAAttgtcttcttttctttcaaacacCAGGATGAGTACTATCATTTCCTGGCAGAAAAGATTTACAAAATCCAGAAGGAACTGGAAGAGAAGAGACGCTCACGGGAAAAAGATCGCAACGTTGTGGCCACAGCCAGGTCACAGCAGCCTGGATTGCCTCAGCCCAACACCATGTGCCCGTCACAACCTGTTCGGCCTCCAAGTTAGTTCTCTTCTGTCTTTTAACTCTGAGCTTAACTTTGACAGGGACATTAAAACCTCTGTGTCTGCTTGCAGATGGACCTGTTTCTATGCCCAACATGCCAAATCAAATGATGAACCGCATGCAGGTGTCTCAAGGTATGTGTTTTACCATTACACTTTCAGCAAATGTtcccatgaaaaaaaatattttctggaaaaagtatattttgccttttttttttattccaaaaaacattaaagtgcaGAATGAAACTATTTTCCACACTTGTGTTATTGGTTAACTGCTCAGAGTGCTAAACACTTCAAAGCTCGCAGCAGGCTCTTTTCCAGGCCATTAGGAAACAGAATATTACATTACAGTCATTCCCAAGTATCAGGAACAGGTGTATGATTGTGTGAACGTGTTCCCGCAGGAATCAACCATTTTAATCCAATGACGATGCAGAATCCACAGATGCCTCAGGCACCCATGGGAGCGCGGGCTCCTTCTCCGATGAGCCATCCACAGCAAATGAACATGGCCCCTGTTCAACCAGTGAgacagttttcattttcttgtcacctgtagtttttctgttttagcttTGCTTTATGTGCTCAAAAAGTTTTCTTAATTGTTGTATTAATGGGGTTAAAATGACTTCTATGATTGCTAAATGATTGCTAATCAGAGAAGTTAGAAAAAACATGGGTAATTTGTCAGTGCTGACATTTTTCAATATACATATTTGCTATATTAAGCATTACCTTAATAGTTaaattataaagtgttaacCAGAATATTTTACATTAACTTAGTGTGGAAAGCTGTCTTTGCCCATCTCTTTCTTGACTGTTTTCTTAATAATTTGTGTTAGTAGAGCAGAAAACccacttttttttagtatttgagCTACTTTTGACATCCAAAAGAgcttaataaatgacaaaatcaaacattataAAATCACAATTTGAAATTTTCCTATTTATGTACTTAAATGTACATTATTATAGAAAGTAGGcttttaaattaatctaaaaattgTTTAGAATTAAATTGATAAATTAAGGTAAATTTGCAGGATTTGGTTCATCGTAATCTACATATTGGACACCGATATTGTAGCGTGCTTGCAGACTTTGATTGTGTTTCCTTAAAGgtctaatgctgcattcacattaAACGGGATTCACGTGTCAAATTTATGTCGACCGTCTCTGTTTGGATGCGCCACAAATTTCGCTGTTTGACgcttgtctaaaaatgtgttaataaacctgatGCTCCAGACGCGTGTGGGacgtttttagacattttagcCTCATTGTTacatggagcagtgtctgtgTAAATCACATCTACAATGTATTTGTAGAGCTCTACAGCATcggtaatcacgtctccatgtctgggttcatgagatcatttgTAGATTCTCCCAGTACGGAGAGGTTCAGTCCTGCTTCAGTGGTACTTCCCTGTCTCTGTGACCCAATTTGACGAACtgctgtcccacattagtccCACATTAATGAGGAGGGAAAACACAAGAATAAGATTAGAGgactttttaattgttgcatcgatgcaaataagaaaaatatcatgatGTTCAGGTCGAGAACAATCAGCTTCTCccccatgttggttttggactccacttGCTGATCATGTCTTGAACACATCACTGGctaaagttgttatttattgGTTGACACGACGCCTCTTTTTCAccaaaattctgatttttgaaATCTGCATGTGCATCCCAAATCCAGGCATCAATCCTTAAATCGTGCTGCTCCCCAACGTTCAAGTTACACTGCAGTACCTCAGATTGCGTCCATACATTGACTAAACATCGAATCTGGACGCTTCTGCTGTGTGAATTTTGTTAAGTGTTAAAGCAGCATAAAGGCTATAAGaggctttttattttagaataaaaaaatcaagctaaagtcatttccaaaacagttttgtaAATGGATgaatacatctttttttgtgtttttctaatatttatgaaacagttttttggtCCTACAATCATACTTTGCATTTATACGTTTCTCCTCCTTTggctgtcttttctttttattcctgTTACTATTTGGACACAAAAGCATCAACAAGCAGAAAAATACTTCCATGACTTACATTGGTCCTAATTCATTCTGGACAGGCTGCCTGATGGCTAATGAATAGTCTGTAGTGTAACTCATAGCTTGGCTTACAGCCAGTTTTGTCCTGTCTGCCTGTATACTGTTGCCATTTCCCTTCTACTGAGTGTGGTATACAGTTGTAAGTTACATCACTGCTCTTTCACAACTCGACTGTAATTGGAGCGTATTATACTGTATTCTATACTATTGAGTTATTCATAGATGGTTAAATATTGTTGTATTGATTCatctattttgtgttttatcgttTAGATGGGCATGTCCCCGACTGGGATGTCTCACAATCAAGGAGTAATGGGTAGTCATACTAATAACATGGTGTCTCAGCAACCCAACCAAGTCCAGTTCATGCCACAGGGCCAGTTCCAGAATTCTACAAGTGGTGCAATGAATGTGAATGTAGGCCCGGGTCAAGCCGTGTCTCAAGCCGCTGCTGCACAGGTGAGAGGTTTTGTGCTCTTGTTAGCACTCCGCGCATGTGATTGTGAGATCTTGTTCATTAGTGTTTCTGTGTTATTGGTGATTGATTGGGAAGCTAACAATATGACCCACTTTGTTCCAGCAACCTCAAAACTCTAGTCTCCCTCTGAATGCACTGGGCTCTCTCGGCTCCCAGCTACCCCCTGGTCCCCCAGCTCAACCCCCCTTGGGTAGCACCCCTCCACCCAACGCCTCAGCCACCCTGCAGCCTCACCAGCAGCAAACACCCCATGCTGCCGCACAGGCCCCGGTGCCACCGCAGCCTTCCACTCCTAACTCCTCCATCGGGTCCTCTTTCACCCCGTCTCACATACCCAATAGCCTTCCACGTCCGCCCTCAGCTATGGGCCCCCCGTCTGTCCCCTCTCAACCCGTGACCCCCCAGCAGCCCCAACCTGAACCCCCCAGTCAGATGCAGCAGTGCACCTCAGTGCAGGCACAACACCCCAGCACCCCGGTGAGACATCCCTGATGCTTCTAATTCCTTACGTCTTCGTAGGCTCCAACAAAACCACCTGACCTGTCTTTGACTTCTTTATTGGTATccattgattaaaaatgattgtGATTGGCGCTTGTTTCCCTTCCTTTAGTTGTCCCAGGCAGCAGCAAGCATAGATAACAGAGTGCCCACTCCAGCCTCTGTGGCTGAGCCTGGATCCCATCCGGTTCTGCCGGACATGAACGGCACAGAAGTCAAGtcagtaaaaaatgaagaagaggaaaacGGCATGGAGAAGAAACCTGTTGATATAAAAATGGAGGTATGTGTTGATATTTACATGAAGATTGTGGTCACTGGATAAGGCTGGTTGGTTGGCTTTCGGGTGAAATGTGGTTCCCTGACTACTGTTGTGACATTTAGCCACAATAAAGTTTTCTCACATCTACAGAATAACGTAATATAAACtcctacatttgtttttttactggtagcttgttttctaaaacagttGGATGCTGAATaaccatgtttttgttcttacaGCAGGACGATGAAACCAAACCCTCAGTTGTTAAAAAGGAGGATCCAGATGCAGCTAAACCAAAGCAGGAACCAATGGAAGCAGAGCCGGGGATTAAACCAGAAGTGAAGGCCGAACccaaagaagaggaggaaggtgGAGCGAACAGCACATCAACCTCCCACAAAAAGAGTAAGACAAATAACTTCTTCTTTGTGCTTTTAAtgcatcagttttatttgaacatcCACAGTGTTGAAGCTTTGTAATAGTTTTAAAGGAACAATAGACCAGAAGCATAGAtttgcttcagtttttcttctttctaccTATTTAGGTCATTTATTGCTGCATTTACAGTCAGcttaaaattaacataaacgttttttttttctctagtcTTCAAACCTGAAGAACTGAGACAAGCCCTCATGCCAACACTTGAGGCCCTCTACAGACAGGACCCAGAGTCCCTGCCCTTTCGACAACCTGTGGACCCTTTGTTATTGGGCATCCCTGTAAGTGTccacaatttaataaaatatccacttattttaactaaatactTAATATTAATTGCAAGATatatgctctttttttaaatctgagctTTGATCTTGCAGGACTACTTTGAGATTGTGAAGAACCCCATTGACCTTTCCACCATCAAGCGCAAGCTGGACACGGGTCAGTACCAGGAGCCATGGCAGTATGTGGAGGACGTGTGGCTCATGTTCAACAACGCCTGGCTGTACAACCGTAAAACATCTCGGGTTTACAAGTATTGCACCAAACTGGCAGAGGTCTTTGAAGTAGAGATAGATCCCGTCATGCAGTCCCTTGGCTACTGCTGTGGTAGAAAGGTGAGAGACTGGAAGTTagagcaacatttaaaaaaaataataataataaatctgtTGATCCTACATATTTGTTTACTGACTGTTAATGAATTGACATAATACTTTCCTGGTTATTCCCGCAGTATGAATTCTCACCTCAGACATTGTGCTGCTATGGCAAACAGCTGTGCACCATCTCCAGGGACGGCACCTACTACAGCTATCAGAACAGGTAAAGTGCAAATTCTCTGGATTACTCTCTTAaatactgttaaaaataaaatttggtaTCACTCCACACATCCACTAGCCctcatttaagcattttttataGGGGTCCTATCAGATCTACTGACCATTAGTGATGGTCCACTGACGTCTGtttcttttattcacaaatcTGGCTCTAAAGCACCCCCTTCATTGCAAAGGCTGCTATTGCAGCTCCTCCCTTGAAAGCTTTAATCATGGTTATAATCATAGTTTTATCTCAGGAGAAGATTATCAAAgtgttttgaatttgtttaaactAGGTTTTTGCTTTCTACGAATTGACTGAGATGGGAAAAATGGTTCATTCTCGGAGGGACTTTATTGTGACAGTTTgaagtttggacttttttgttataGCGAGTttttccatatatttttttcctgcgaTCATTCTTTTTCCTCTTCCATCTTACACTTCCACCAGTTCATTTTGCATGATCCTTACAGCATGATTTACTGTAGtagcatacatatatattttattttgattgtgtaGCATGCTGTAGATGTCACTGAACATTCATTCAATGTTGGGAATCATTTTCTCTCATTAACATAATCTCTAAGCAtgtttctttcattgttttagtGCAGCCAACGGGCTGAATCACCACCATTTCAGTTGTTACTAACCTGTATCTCTGCctgtgtgtacgtgtgtgtcGTTGCGTCTGTCTGCCCATGCCCGGTCCGTGGTTGTTGCTCCATTCACTCCACATTCCCGTGCTGTTCTCCGGTTTACCTGTGCTGCTGCTACTGTGTGTGCTGGGTGCAGTTCACCCAAATATGGCCTTATTGCTGACAGGTATCACTTCTGTGAGAAGTGCTTCAACGAGATCCAGGGCAACAGCGTGACCCTGGGGGACGATCCCGCACAACCACAGACGTAAGTTGACCCGGCCGGGGCTGATGGTCACTTTTGATTCTGAGGTTTTGATTTTGTGGATAAATGTTCCATCTTGAACATGCGAATCCTATTTCTCTTTCTGATCAGTGTGATATCGAAAGATCagtttgaaaagaagaaaaatgacacattggACCCTGAACCGTGAGTACTGAGTGAATCAGAACTCTATTTTGACTGGTCGTCGCCATGTTAAtatctgagattttttttatttttttttataaaatgaatgtGTTTGTCTCCTTTTAGGTTTGTTGAATGTAAagattgtgaaagaaaaatgcatcagaTTTGTGTGCTGCACTATGAAGTCATTTGGCCATCAGGGTGAGCATAGTTATTGTgacagttttatatatatatttattttaagaagtaTTCAATTTTTCCCAAATTCTGTTCAATACAAAGTACTGCTGTTTGAAACCTAACAGCTCCTCCTTTTTCCAGCTTCATCTGTGACAACTGCCTAAAGAAATCTGGcaagacaaaaaaggaaaacaagttCTCAGCCCGaagtcagtttaaaaaatatgatcaacttcttaaatgtaaagaaaaaaatcttaatttgtctaaaatatgtttgtctTCATACAGGGTTGCAGACTACCAGGCTGGGGACATACATCGAGGACAGAGTCAACAAATACTTGAAACGACAAAACCACCCAGAAGCCGGTGAAGTGTTTGTGCGGGTTGTTGCTAGCTCTGATAAAATGGTCGATGTTAAGCCTGGCATGAAGTCGAGGTGAGATCCAAATGttgtttatacattttacagcTTCTTATTTCTTATTCAAGCTCGTCTCTGATCTGTTTAGCAGATCTCTAAAGCAGCTTTATCAAATCAAAAGACTAATTTTAATTAACTTCATTGCATATCTACAGAGGTGTGCTGTTCTAAGCTACCTGTCTGAAATGTGGCCGTCctaattgtttttgtgttttttttttttttacctgcaggTTTGTAGACTCAGGCGAGATGGTGGAAAACTTCCCTTACAGAACCAAAGCACTTTTTGCATTTGAGGAAATAGACGGTGTGGATGTTTGTTTCTTCGGCATGCATGTCCAGGAATATGGCTCTGATTGTCCCTTTCCAAACACCAGGTAGCAACACAATTCTAAACCCCTAAAGAATCATTTATACAAAACTTTGCTGGGTTCAATTCATAAATAGTAGTtgaagttagttttttttttttctaaataacaacaaaataaaatacattttttgtttttgcaatttgataaaatgatcttttctgttatttttcatcTAATAAAACTTTGTGTGCTATAAATGTTTCAATAATGTCATATTTAATACTTCCTATTATTTCTATtgctgtaattttaagctttaatgaTATTTCTGTTATATTTGCttccatctttccttttttttcctttctttactcttcaatcaattttttgtttttgtctttcaggcGGGTTTACATATCATACCTTGACAGTGTTCACTTCTTCAAGCCACGTTTGCTAAGGACTGCAGTGTACCATGAGATCCTAATAGGTTACCTGGAGTATGTAAAGAAACTTGGGTGAGTGCAAGCTAACAATGTGGTTTTGCCATTCAGATATGCACAACTGTTGCTTAATAAAACATGGCtcatattgcatttttttatcagGTATGTGATGGGTCACATTTGGGCATGCCCACCAAGTGAAGGAGATGACTATATTTTCCACTGCCACCCTCCTGACCAGAAAATCCCGAAGCCCAAAAGGCTCCAAGAGTGGTACCGAAAGATGCTGGACAAAGCTTTTGCTGAGCGGATTCTACATGATTACAAGGTTAGAAAGTGGTTCATTAGATGATATtctctaaaatgtttgaaacatttttgtcattggATTTATGCTACTTTGcctaattaaatatatttatgttaagaTACTCAGATAATGTTTTGATATAGAGTcatgtcaaaattagacttggAAATTTCATGACAAAATTAtgaaaatccttattttttgtggttttgacaTGTTAGTCCGTTGCAGTGTTAATGTTTCATCTTTCTATTAAGAGAGCACATATTTTTCAgcttaatttgaatattttaaaggaaaaaaactattttagaacCAATATTTTAAGCTAAAGTATCACCTTTAGAGGAGGTGAAAGATCAAATTTTACTGACCAATTTATGGCCATTAAGGAaattaaagtagatttttatGAACTGCTATGTGTTTAAGCCACACCCATTTCTTGAGCATATGAACTAGAAGTCCATACACCCtgaaaaatcattttctctGTAGAATTTGGTGATTTCTTCTATTTGACTTAAATTCTATTCCATCTGTAAAGGGATCCCACTCTGTGCAATCAGGTAATGTATATTTGAATATGAAACTAAAGCCATAATTGACGAGAGCATGCTTGCGTTTGTTTAGGACATTTTCAAGCAGGCAACAGAAGACAGGCTGACGAGTGCCAATGAGCTGCCGTACTTCGAGGGAGACTTTTGGCCTAATGTGCTGGAGGAGAGCATTaaggagctggagcaggaggaggaggaaaggaaaaaagaggaaaacacagCCTCCTCTGAGACTACAGAGGTATGTTAAAGTGAAGTAATGAGATCATTATAAACccagttatttaaaaatttaggATGTTAACATCTGTGAAAGCTCCAGCCGCTACAGAATTGTTTACCACTACTTTACCTTTATTACATTATCGGATCTTCATGTGTCTTTGTTACAGGGGGCCCAGACTGACAGCAAGAACGCCAAAAAGAAGAACAAtaagaaaaccaacaaaaacaaaagcagtctCAGTCGAGCCAATAAGAAAAAGCCTGGGATGCCAAATGTGGCCAATGATCTGTCACAAAAACTTTACGCCACAATGGAAAAACATAAGGAGGTAGGTCacattgttatttatttagagGTTTCAAAGTAGTGTATTTTTCTTCTATAGGAGTTACCAtcattaaggaaaaaatgtatcTCCAAATTAGTTCTTCTGGACGCTCGAGTCTCAAattgtcacttcctgtttcctctcTTTTGTGTGCCCCAGGTGTTTTTTGTCATCCACCTCCATGCTGGGCCAGTCATCAACACCTTGCCGCCCATTATGGACCCCGACCCTCTGCTCACTTGTGACCTCATGGATGGCCGTGATGCCTTTTTGACGCTGGCCAGGGACAAGCACTGGGAGTTCAGCTCGCTGAGGAGATGCAAGTGGAGCACAATGTGCATGTTGGTGGAGCTGCACAACCAGGGCCAGGACCGCTTTGTTTACACTTGCAATGAGTGCAAGCATCACGTGGAAACTCGCTGGCACTGCACTGTTTGCGAGGTAAAAACCACTCATCATAAatgcttttgtgctttttaggTTCAAAATTTCCACCTAAatgaagtttaattttaatattctcCTTTTGCTCATCTTCAGGATTATGACCTATGCATTAACTGCTACAAAACCAAGGGCCATGAGCATCAGATGGTGAAATGGGGTCTAGGCTTGGACGATGACAGCAACAGTCAGGGTGGAGAGGCCTCCAAGAGCCCACAGGAGAACCGGCGTCTCAGCATCCAGCGCTGCATCCAGTCCCTCGTCCACGCCTGCCAATGCCGCAACGCCAACTGCTCGCTGTCGTCATGTCAGAAGATGAAGAGAGTGGTCCAGCACACCAAGGGCTGCAAGCGCAAGACCAACGGTGGCTGTCCGGTTTGCAAACAGCTCATTGCTTTATGTTGTTATCATGCCAAGCACTGTCAGGAGAACAAATGTCCAGTTCCATTTTGTCTCAACATCAAGCAAAAACTccatcagcagcagctgcagcacaggCTGCATCAGGCTCAAATGATGCGCCGCAGGATGGCCACTATGG harbors:
- the crebbpb gene encoding CREB binding protein b isoform X3; this encodes MADNLLDAVPPMAKRPKLNSPLSGSDGPDLLSLFDLENDLPDELIPNGDLGMGLPTVGGPGGGGPGHNSVIPDAAAKHKQLSELLRPGSSSTLGGTPNSTIGNQIGSVLGKGPLGQGSPNHQNSPQGQKVGVPPGQSNGSTGMGFNQALLNSGQSHGMMGQTGQVMNGAMGPMGRGRPGMQYQGQGMQGTQVSPGPGVGGSALAETLTQGGTQMAVHNTMNVQQPGNMNKMAMSGAQFSQQYGPTGVQQMGSAVNPQLQSKAAISNNLPQFPAADLKGVGNVPNMMQQQVASMGMVSGAGGVSGGPTADPEKRKLIQQQLVLLLHAHKCQRREQANGEVRSCALPHCRTMKNVLNHMTHCQAGKSCQVAHCASSRQIISHWKNCTRQDCPVCLPLKNASDKRNQQPLLSSPGANLPNAINTAGPSQPSATAISSGTSHIDPSSMQRAYAALGLTYCNQSSAQVQGQGPAQQNPPGANQMNQMPGNMGTSSTDQSGLHSDSSLPSTLHNQLMADGITGIGNLPTATPLSATGVRKAWHEHVTQDLRTHLVHKLVQAIFPTPDPAALKDRRMDNLVAYARKVEGDMYESANSRDEYYHFLAEKIYKIQKELEEKRRSREKDRNVVATARSQQPGLPQPNTMCPSQPVRPPNGPVSMPNMPNQMMNRMQVSQGINHFNPMTMQNPQMPQAPMGARAPSPMSHPQQMNMAPVQPMGMSPTGMSHNQGVMGSHTNNMVSQQPNQVQFMPQGQFQNSTSGAMNVNVGPGQAVSQAAAAQQPQNSSLPLNALGSLGSQLPPGPPAQPPLGSTPPPNASATLQPHQQQTPHAAAQAPVPPQPSTPNSSIGSSFTPSHIPNSLPRPPSAMGPPSVPSQPVTPQQPQPEPPSQMQQCTSVQAQHPSTPLSQAAASIDNRVPTPASVAEPGSHPVLPDMNGTEVKSVKNEEEENGMEKKPVDIKMEQDDETKPSVVKKEDPDAAKPKQEPMEAEPGIKPEVKAEPKEEEEGGANSTSTSHKKIFKPEELRQALMPTLEALYRQDPESLPFRQPVDPLLLGIPDYFEIVKNPIDLSTIKRKLDTGQYQEPWQYVEDVWLMFNNAWLYNRKTSRVYKYCTKLAEVFEVEIDPVMQSLGYCCGRKYEFSPQTLCCYGKQLCTISRDGTYYSYQNSSPKYGLIADRYHFCEKCFNEIQGNSVTLGDDPAQPQTVISKDQFEKKKNDTLDPEPFVECKDCERKMHQICVLHYEVIWPSGFICDNCLKKSGKTKKENKFSARRLQTTRLGTYIEDRVNKYLKRQNHPEAGEVFVRVVASSDKMVDVKPGMKSRFVDSGEMVENFPYRTKALFAFEEIDGVDVCFFGMHVQEYGSDCPFPNTRRVYISYLDSVHFFKPRLLRTAVYHEILIGYLEYVKKLGYVMGHIWACPPSEGDDYIFHCHPPDQKIPKPKRLQEWYRKMLDKAFAERILHDYKDIFKQATEDRLTSANELPYFEGDFWPNVLEESIKELEQEEEERKKEENTASSETTEGAQTDSKNAKKKNNKKTNKNKSSLSRANKKKPGMPNVANDLSQKLYATMEKHKEVFFVIHLHAGPVINTLPPIMDPDPLLTCDLMDGRDAFLTLARDKHWEFSSLRRCKWSTMCMLVELHNQGQDRFVYTCNECKHHVETRWHCTVCEDYDLCINCYKTKGHEHQMVKWGLGLDDDSNSQGGEASKSPQENRRLSIQRCIQSLVHACQCRNANCSLSSCQKMKRVVQHTKGCKRKTNGGCPVCKQLIALCCYHAKHCQENKCPVPFCLNIKQKLHQQQLQHRLHQAQMMRRRMATMAGRGMPMPSPPTSGALDAPNSLQQPNTPQTPQPMPNQPQQQPPNPANIAQGFPGNGRGSQPTTPVPQGKPGPPSSPLHQQLSPMPNMPHQQQPQPPQQQQQLLAAQKVAHEIQMVAKAKQLQTNYAINGMHMNHPRMIGAMPNQMQMVQGPRGPQVMPAMQQGQWNPSMQKPQGSQQQVPPQQGPMASQQAQGTPMPLQGQLMQRPMMPQQHGLQMPGVMPSQIPSQQGMTQQQQNMPRGIPSNITQNALQELLHFLKSPSSPHQQQQVLTILKSNPHLMAAFIKQRTAKYQASQQPQQQQAQQQAQQQQNPQAMMGSQAGMQGMSSMANQVPRPGISPQQQPRQPAGPQGMMSIGPQSQMMNAAQNGNPQLYRRQQMFRMQQMQSQGGLNQVHGQFPPQQTGQANFSQLCMQQQMTMQGAGGPMGQLPPTSQMGQPGMGVDGSRILLQQRMLQPQQMKQQMGSPAQANSMSPQPHMLQGQAQGVAHLQGQTMANALGNQVRSPAPVQSPRPPSQQASHSGSSPRIQPHPSPQHGALHSNSPHPSLGPMSGSMEQGHMGTPEHSAMLPQLNTPNRGALGNDMGMVGDTTGDTLEKFVEGL